The DNA region CAAATAATACCGCGCCGAGTGCTAATCGATAGATAACGAAAGGCAGCATCCCCATGCGGCTAATCACCTGCAAAAATACGTGAATACAAACGTAGGCAGCAACGAAGGATGTGACAACGCCCAGGATAATTGCTGACCAAGCAACGGCTTCAGGCTGTTGAACCAACTTCAAGCCTTGATAGCCACCGGCCATAATAATAATTGGAATGGACAGCAAAAAACTGAATCGAGCTGCGTCTGTTTTTGTGAGTCCGAGCATCATCCCTGCTGTCATAGTAATACCTGAGCGCGACGTACCCGGAATCAACGCGAGCGCTTGTGCCGCGCCAATAATCAATACCTGCTTCAATGATAGCTGTTCAATGGTGTGTTGTTGCGATGCCCGGGCGTCGGCGTACCAAAGCAATAAACCAAAAGCGACGGTGCTCGTTGCAATTACGAGCGCGGAACGCGCAAAGTTTTCAATCAAGTCATTGCCAAGCAAGCCAGCTAGGCCAGCCGGAACCGTTCCCCAAATAATCAACCAAGCTAGTCGACTATGAGCATTATGTTGTCCGCGTAGGCTCCCGAACCAATTCACTAATAACTGCCCGACTTCTTTGCGGAAATACAACATAACCGCCAGTAGCGTACCGACGTGCACTGCGACATCAAAAGCGAGCCCTTGGTCTTCCCAACCAAATAACTGCGACGGCAATATCAGATGCGCTGAGCTCGATATCGGCAAAAACTCGGTAAATCCTTGGATCAAGGCAAGAATGATGGCTTCCCAAATGCTCACAGTACAAATGTCCTTCTAATTTTTATCATCAATAACTAGGTAAGGTAGCGCGTCGAATACTAAGGATATCGGCTCTAATTTTTGTTCACCAGAATAATTTGACCAATGTTCAGTAAATGTTCTATCTGTCACAGGGTGGCGAAGCGTCGGACTTAATTCGGCTAAAGGCCATAATACAAACGCATTCGTTAATATTTCTGCACGCGGTAGCTGAACTGGCGTGTCGCTAACCACCGCATCATACATCAACATATCAATATCTAGCGTTCTCGGACTAAATCGAGTTGCACTGCCATCGTGGCCATTTGCTTTTTCAATCGCCTTACAAGCTGCTTGAATCGCATCAATTGATCGATTTGTTTCAACACAGGCGACTAAGTTGTAAAAGCGACTACCAGCAAATCCGACCGAGTCACTTTCAAACACACGTGATATATACAGCGGATGCTGTTCGCTCGCGAACGCATCATGCAAGGCTTTGACACCAGCCTTGATATAGTGTTCTCGGTCACGATTGCTACCGATTCCAAACCAAACCCAGCTCACTATGCTTGCCTAATAATTTCAACAGCAGTTTGACGCGCTGCAGCAACCGCTTGTGGCTTGCTTACCTTTACTCGCACCCGTGGCGCGTGAAAGCGTTCTAACACCAAAGTTGCGATTTCTTCAGCAACGGTCTCAATTAAAGCGCGCGGACGCTCTTGAATAAGTTTAATAATCGCTTGGCTCAGTGCATCGTAATCCAATGCATCGTGAAGCTGTTCAGACAGCGCAGCCTTTCGGTTATCCCAATCCATTTCTAAATCTAAGATGAGGGGTTGTGTCTGCTCATGTTCCCAGTCGTAAACGCCAATAAAAGCATCTACCACTAAGCCTTCAATGAAAACTTTATCCATGCAAGAGTCCGTATCAATAGAAATTCAACGCTAAAGCACTTATGCTATGGGTTTGCATAGTAACGGAAAGCGAATCAGAAGCAAACGGCAACTGACGCAACTAAAGTGAGCCAGCTATGGGTGCCCTGATAATACTAGCGATCATTTCAGCCTATTTATTCGGCTCGATTAGCAGTGCTGTGCTAATCTGTCGCCTGTTTGGTCTACCTGATCCACGCACGTCTGGCTCCAATAATCCGGGCGCGACGAACGTTTATCGCC from Pseudidiomarina andamanensis includes:
- the folB gene encoding dihydroneopterin aldolase, encoding MDKVFIEGLVVDAFIGVYDWEHEQTQPLILDLEMDWDNRKAALSEQLHDALDYDALSQAIIKLIQERPRALIETVAEEIATLVLERFHAPRVRVKVSKPQAVAAARQTAVEIIRQA
- the folK gene encoding 2-amino-4-hydroxy-6-hydroxymethyldihydropteridine diphosphokinase — protein: MSWVWFGIGSNRDREHYIKAGVKALHDAFASEQHPLYISRVFESDSVGFAGSRFYNLVACVETNRSIDAIQAACKAIEKANGHDGSATRFSPRTLDIDMLMYDAVVSDTPVQLPRAEILTNAFVLWPLAELSPTLRHPVTDRTFTEHWSNYSGEQKLEPISLVFDALPYLVIDDKN
- a CDS encoding undecaprenyl-diphosphate phosphatase, whose amino-acid sequence is MSIWEAIILALIQGFTEFLPISSSAHLILPSQLFGWEDQGLAFDVAVHVGTLLAVMLYFRKEVGQLLVNWFGSLRGQHNAHSRLAWLIIWGTVPAGLAGLLGNDLIENFARSALVIATSTVAFGLLLWYADARASQQHTIEQLSLKQVLIIGAAQALALIPGTSRSGITMTAGMMLGLTKTDAARFSFLLSIPIIIMAGGYQGLKLVQQPEAVAWSAIILGVVTSFVAAYVCIHVFLQVISRMGMLPFVIYRLALGAVLFAFFL